A portion of the Thermosediminibacter oceani DSM 16646 genome contains these proteins:
- the thiE gene encoding thiamine phosphate synthase, with protein MKPDFTLYAVTERSYLHGRDLVEAVEEAIRAGITVLQLREKDAPGREFYELALRLRELTRVYGIPFIINDRVDIALAVDADGVHVGQEDIPADVARKIIGPGKILGVSAKTVEEAIRAEKDGADYLGVGAIFPSPTKPSSEAIGLEGLIKIKNAVKIPVVAIGGITVQNANEVMATGVDGICCISAVFCGDITENVRALRRAISQSFFIGDF; from the coding sequence TTGAAACCGGACTTTACACTCTATGCCGTTACCGAAAGGTCTTACCTTCATGGAAGGGACCTGGTCGAAGCCGTGGAGGAAGCCATAAGAGCCGGAATAACGGTGCTGCAGCTCAGGGAAAAGGACGCGCCGGGGAGGGAGTTTTACGAGCTGGCCCTCCGGCTCAGGGAGCTCACCAGAGTTTACGGTATCCCCTTTATTATTAACGACCGGGTGGACATAGCCCTGGCGGTGGACGCCGACGGCGTCCACGTGGGCCAGGAAGACATCCCGGCGGATGTGGCGAGAAAAATCATAGGACCCGGCAAAATCCTGGGCGTCTCTGCTAAAACCGTGGAAGAAGCTATAAGAGCCGAAAAAGACGGGGCCGATTACCTGGGAGTCGGCGCGATCTTCCCTTCCCCCACCAAGCCTTCGTCAGAGGCAATCGGCCTGGAAGGCCTGATAAAAATCAAAAACGCGGTTAAAATTCCGGTGGTTGCCATAGGGGGCATCACCGTGCAAAACGCCAATGAAGTTATGGCAACAGGAGTCGATGGCATCTGCTGCATTTCGGCGGTGTTCTGCGGTGACATAACCGAAAACGTCCGAGCCTTGAGACGGGCGATATCCCAATCATTTTTTATAGGGGATTTTTAA
- the thiD gene encoding bifunctional hydroxymethylpyrimidine kinase/phosphomethylpyrimidine kinase yields MKLALTIAGSDSGGGAGIQADLKTFSAHGVFGMSVITSVTAQNTKAVIGVEDISPEMVYLQIKAVFEDLPPDAVKIGMVSSASIIRSVAKGLDEFGPEKVVLDPVMISKSGHALLKPDAVEALKRELLPRCLVVTPNIPEAKALTGMSIKGVEDMERAAEKIMSYGCRAVVVKGGHLEGDAVDVFFDGREFHRLKSERIFSRNTHGTGCTFSSAIAANLALGRDLFTAVKLAKEYITGAIKNSMDIGGGAGPVHHFYELYRRAGLNV; encoded by the coding sequence ATGAAACTCGCCCTTACGATCGCCGGCTCCGATTCCGGAGGGGGAGCCGGAATTCAGGCTGATCTTAAGACTTTCAGCGCCCACGGAGTATTCGGGATGAGCGTCATAACCTCCGTCACCGCCCAGAACACGAAAGCGGTGATAGGCGTCGAGGACATCTCTCCGGAAATGGTTTACCTGCAGATAAAGGCCGTGTTCGAGGACCTTCCGCCCGATGCGGTTAAAATAGGAATGGTATCCTCTGCGAGCATAATAAGGTCCGTTGCGAAAGGCCTTGACGAATTCGGGCCGGAAAAGGTGGTGCTGGACCCGGTCATGATCTCGAAAAGCGGGCACGCCCTTTTGAAGCCCGACGCCGTCGAGGCCCTGAAGAGGGAGCTGCTTCCCAGGTGTCTTGTTGTTACTCCTAACATACCCGAGGCAAAAGCTCTGACAGGAATGAGTATAAAGGGCGTCGAGGATATGGAAAGGGCCGCTGAGAAAATTATGTCTTACGGCTGCCGGGCGGTTGTAGTCAAGGGAGGCCACCTGGAAGGCGATGCCGTGGACGTTTTCTTCGACGGCCGGGAATTTCACAGGCTCAAATCTGAGAGAATCTTTTCGAGAAACACTCACGGCACCGGTTGCACCTTTTCCTCGGCGATAGCGGCAAACCTGGCTCTGGGCCGTGACCTTTTTACAGCCGTCAAGCTCGCAAAGGAGTACATCACCGGCGCTATAAAAAATTCCATGGACATAGGCGGCGGCGCCGGACCCGTCCACCACTTCTACGAGCTGTACCGCAGGGCGGGACTGAACGTTTAG
- a CDS encoding GNAT family N-acetyltransferase, with protein sequence MFTGEKVRLRAYRKEDLEKALQFINDPEVKRFLAPGIPFPLTESDEEKFISKQSGFNTDAYSFAIETLEGEYIGGCGINSTDWKNSVAVVGIFIGNKDYWGKGYGTDAMRVLLRFIFEQMNINKVKLFVYDFNKRAIRCYEKCGFKVEGVLRQEIYRDGRYHDELAMGILRSEWFGAGNKK encoded by the coding sequence ATGTTCACCGGTGAAAAGGTGAGGTTGAGGGCTTATCGAAAGGAAGACCTCGAAAAAGCGCTTCAATTTATCAATGACCCTGAAGTGAAGCGTTTTCTTGCTCCCGGCATTCCGTTCCCGCTGACGGAATCCGATGAAGAAAAATTTATCTCAAAGCAGAGCGGCTTCAACACCGATGCCTATTCTTTTGCCATCGAAACCCTGGAAGGAGAGTATATAGGCGGCTGCGGCATAAATAGTACCGACTGGAAGAACAGCGTCGCAGTAGTGGGAATCTTTATCGGCAATAAAGACTACTGGGGAAAGGGATACGGCACCGACGCCATGCGGGTCCTTTTGCGGTTCATCTTCGAGCAGATGAACATAAATAAAGTCAAACTCTTCGTCTACGACTTCAACAAGAGGGCAATCCGGTGCTACGAAAAATGCGGTTTCAAAGTGGAGGGAGTGCTGCGGCAGGAGATATACCGGGACGGCCGCTACCACGACGAGCTGGCCATGGGGATTCTGCGCAGCGAGTGGTTCGGCGCCGGAAATAAAAAGTAA
- the rsmI gene encoding 16S rRNA (cytidine(1402)-2'-O)-methyltransferase, with protein sequence MAEKKEPGILYLCPTPIGNLEDITLRVLRVLKEVDYIAAEDTRVTRKLLNHYDIKTPLTSYREHNRAKKGDEIITDLLAGKSVALVSDAGTPGISDPGEDLVKKAVEAGIRVVPLPGPSAVICAVAASGLSTGKFVFEGFLPQKSTERQKRLAELKEEERTIVIYEAPHRLLKALSDIREILGNRRITVAREMTKVHEEFFRGSIEEAIIRYQSAPPRGEIVLVLEGSSCDKGETGGLDLEDEGSRRLLLEKIKTYMSRGMDKKQALKTAAKELGVPKREAYKLLVKSERE encoded by the coding sequence ATGGCTGAAAAAAAAGAGCCCGGGATCCTTTACCTTTGCCCGACGCCCATAGGAAACCTTGAAGACATTACCCTTCGAGTTTTAAGGGTTTTAAAGGAAGTCGATTACATCGCCGCCGAGGATACGAGGGTTACCAGAAAGCTTTTAAACCATTACGACATAAAAACGCCGCTCACCAGCTACCGGGAGCACAACAGGGCTAAAAAAGGCGACGAAATCATAACGGATCTTCTTGCTGGCAAAAGCGTAGCTCTGGTTTCGGATGCGGGCACGCCGGGAATTTCCGACCCGGGGGAAGACCTGGTAAAAAAAGCGGTAGAAGCGGGGATCAGGGTCGTGCCGCTTCCCGGGCCGTCGGCGGTGATATGCGCCGTCGCCGCGTCGGGGTTGAGCACGGGCAAATTCGTTTTCGAGGGCTTTCTCCCGCAAAAATCCACAGAGAGGCAAAAAAGGCTGGCGGAGCTCAAAGAGGAGGAAAGGACCATAGTTATTTATGAAGCGCCCCACCGGCTTTTAAAGGCTCTTTCGGACATCCGGGAGATCCTCGGCAACAGGAGAATAACCGTAGCCAGGGAGATGACCAAGGTTCACGAGGAATTTTTCCGGGGTTCGATCGAGGAGGCTATAATAAGGTACCAAAGTGCGCCCCCCCGGGGTGAAATCGTGCTGGTGCTGGAAGGCTCCAGCTGTGACAAAGGTGAAACGGGCGGTCTTGACCTGGAGGATGAAGGATCGAGGCGGTTGCTTTTGGAAAAGATAAAGACTTACATGAGCCGTGGAATGGACAAAAAACAGGCGCTGAAGACAGCAGCGAAAGAACTGGGGGTTCCGAAAAGGGAAGCGTACAAGCTGCTGGTGAAAAGTGAAAGAGAGTGA
- the proC gene encoding pyrroline-5-carboxylate reductase, with protein sequence MYNRLGFFGAGSMAEALLKGILSASVLAPEDIFVLNRKDDDRLKFFEKTYGVNTTRDYGRLVGECETLIIAVKPSDVKGVMLKIRDFLKEQHTIISVAAGITTSRIEEFAGKRIRVIRAMPNTSCQVKESATAITAGRHAGRDDLEKAFRIFSSVGQVIEVDEEWMDAVTALSGSGPAYVYLMMEALTEAGVKVGLPREVSYELAVQTVLGAAKMVKETGEHPASLRKKVTSPGGTTMAGIETLEKMGFTNCIIQAVNSAARRSRELMEGGSYGNC encoded by the coding sequence ATGTACAACAGGCTTGGATTTTTTGGAGCCGGTTCCATGGCAGAAGCGCTTTTGAAGGGGATATTGAGCGCTTCGGTGCTTGCGCCGGAGGATATCTTCGTTCTAAACAGGAAAGACGATGACCGCCTGAAATTTTTTGAAAAAACCTACGGTGTAAACACTACTAGAGACTACGGCAGACTGGTTGGAGAATGCGAAACGCTTATTATCGCTGTAAAACCCTCAGATGTAAAAGGCGTCATGCTGAAGATAAGAGATTTTTTGAAGGAGCAGCACACAATAATTTCGGTGGCCGCCGGCATCACCACATCCCGGATTGAGGAATTTGCCGGGAAGCGGATAAGGGTGATCAGAGCCATGCCAAACACATCGTGTCAGGTGAAGGAGTCGGCCACCGCTATCACTGCCGGACGTCATGCGGGACGGGATGACCTGGAAAAGGCCTTCAGGATTTTTTCCTCGGTAGGCCAGGTCATAGAAGTGGACGAAGAGTGGATGGATGCGGTTACCGCCCTTTCGGGCAGCGGGCCCGCCTATGTATACCTTATGATGGAAGCCCTCACCGAAGCCGGCGTGAAGGTGGGTCTTCCCCGGGAGGTTTCGTATGAGCTTGCGGTTCAGACGGTCCTTGGGGCTGCCAAGATGGTAAAGGAGACGGGAGAACACCCCGCGAGCCTTAGGAAAAAGGTTACGTCGCCGGGAGGCACGACGATGGCGGGTATAGAAACCCTGGAGAAGATGGGCTTTACCAATTGCATAATACAGGCGGTGAACAGCGCCGCCCGCCGCTCTAGGGAGCTCATGGAGGGCGGAAGTTACGGAAATTGTTGA
- a CDS encoding AbrB/MazE/SpoVT family DNA-binding domain-containing protein, which translates to MKSTGVVRKVDELGRVVIPIELRRTLDISEKDALEIYVDTDKIILKKYQPGCIFCGSAENVISFKGKNICEKCAGQIEQTKKN; encoded by the coding sequence ATGAAATCAACGGGTGTTGTCAGAAAAGTAGATGAACTGGGCCGGGTCGTTATCCCCATAGAGCTCAGGCGCACCCTGGATATCAGCGAAAAGGACGCTCTTGAAATCTATGTGGATACCGATAAGATAATCCTGAAGAAATACCAGCCCGGTTGTATATTCTGCGGAAGCGCAGAGAATGTAATCTCCTTCAAGGGCAAGAATATATGCGAAAAGTGCGCAGGTCAAATAGAACAAACGAAAAAAAATTAA
- a CDS encoding DNA double-strand break repair nuclease NurA, translated as MIRLQELNEGLKNEFRQAAGALRKRLEQRPNRAAMRAYIAGSGMGRFTKSRKMSNIELEQIAEKGGIAGVDGSTNSAGGIFPYVITLQQAMAKSTVAQEEIYFQRVMCPLLFEEALDEAGYQEMVKSSLAGLEARAALSAIEKFSPAVLLIDGSLVRLKIEAKHLWEKLKEAALDSGTLLAGVVEGISTRVISSALKGVLPEAVTGACDWELLFGVMDVGEGLEVAPGCFKEGFRTVFMRTSGDPKPIGIDLLEEQYEHLELVENLIYTLTPESGRGIPLWLDLIDKKVKISDATIEGLLKTYLGQDYAEFLTPKRAKRSP; from the coding sequence GTGATCAGATTGCAGGAGCTAAACGAAGGCTTGAAAAACGAATTCCGGCAAGCGGCTGGAGCCCTTAGAAAAAGGCTGGAACAAAGGCCCAATAGGGCTGCGATGAGGGCATATATAGCCGGGAGCGGCATGGGAAGGTTTACAAAAAGTCGAAAAATGTCTAACATCGAGCTGGAGCAAATAGCGGAAAAGGGCGGTATTGCCGGTGTGGACGGTTCCACCAACAGTGCAGGGGGGATATTTCCGTACGTCATAACCCTGCAGCAGGCTATGGCGAAAAGTACCGTTGCGCAAGAGGAAATATATTTTCAGCGAGTAATGTGCCCGCTTCTTTTTGAGGAAGCCTTGGACGAAGCCGGATACCAGGAGATGGTGAAATCCAGCCTGGCAGGGCTGGAAGCCCGGGCGGCGCTTTCGGCTATAGAAAAATTCAGCCCTGCGGTGCTGCTCATCGACGGTTCGCTGGTGAGGCTGAAAATAGAGGCAAAACATCTCTGGGAAAAGCTAAAGGAAGCGGCGCTGGATTCGGGCACTTTACTTGCCGGAGTGGTGGAAGGTATATCCACGCGGGTCATAAGCTCGGCGCTCAAGGGCGTCCTGCCCGAGGCCGTGACCGGGGCCTGCGACTGGGAGCTACTCTTCGGCGTGATGGACGTAGGCGAAGGGCTGGAGGTGGCGCCGGGCTGCTTTAAGGAGGGATTCCGCACCGTATTTATGCGCACCTCCGGTGACCCCAAGCCCATCGGCATCGATCTTTTAGAGGAACAGTACGAGCACCTGGAGCTCGTGGAAAACCTGATATATACCCTTACCCCTGAATCCGGCAGAGGGATACCCCTCTGGCTTGACCTTATTGACAAAAAGGTGAAGATATCGGACGCGACCATAGAGGGGCTTTTAAAGACGTACCTGGGGCAAGATTACGCCGAATTCCTGACGCCCAAGCGGGCGAAACGCAGTCCGTAG
- a CDS encoding ATP-binding protein → MQVVGLTTPQEIFVASKERKFRINEILVIDDPYQGPLIGEVVEANSYNRFIPLSINHDFIDARVLESLERLGYSISEDEINIARVKLMTEASFPVTTGAKAHLPEFSEVRDFLVRSDAEGGLALGEIKNTEETASTMDENLKGLFYVYSRGERYRTRNVPFLLDLKSFQQYPHIGIFGGSGSGKSYGLRVIMEELMMKGIPSIILDPHYEMDFSAMEEGLEGAPDFRGAFRKFQIGEDIGVEFLALGKRDLLDLLSAVKPLTEAMSSAVEILHRRGDTFISFSSRLELLAEALELGRIRIEKMLQQDLEPAEREKYKKMKELIEEYPNIPLVSVQGIAWRLRRLHASGIFNYDIKPVKEALLSGKLAVIQGPIWLLQVFSTYLLSNLYRARRDYKDGELRGQNTADYFPPFVIATDEAHNFAPKGRDAASKGVITEIAQEGRKYGVFLVLATQRPTLLDETVTAQLNTKIIFRTVRGHDIATITEETDIGAEEARRLPYLPSGDAFVSSPLFGRTVAIRVRYPYTRSPHTLNPFDELKRYRVSAEEKLFGLLEPHLPVYDTNLLQVLQAINTDAPELKLEVKTLKESLDNLVKSGRLKKTETPFGAMYHS, encoded by the coding sequence ATGCAGGTGGTGGGTCTTACTACTCCTCAGGAAATTTTTGTGGCTTCCAAGGAAAGGAAGTTTAGGATAAACGAGATACTGGTGATAGACGACCCCTACCAGGGCCCGCTTATAGGCGAGGTGGTGGAGGCCAATTCTTACAACCGCTTCATACCCCTTTCCATAAACCACGACTTTATCGACGCCCGGGTGCTGGAGTCCCTGGAGCGCCTGGGATACTCCATCAGCGAGGACGAGATAAATATAGCGAGGGTCAAGCTTATGACCGAGGCCAGCTTCCCGGTGACTACCGGGGCTAAAGCGCATCTCCCGGAGTTTTCGGAGGTGAGGGATTTTCTGGTCAGGTCTGACGCAGAAGGCGGGCTTGCCCTGGGGGAGATAAAAAACACCGAGGAAACGGCTTCAACCATGGACGAAAACTTAAAGGGCCTTTTTTACGTCTACTCCAGAGGGGAAAGGTACAGGACCAGAAACGTGCCCTTCCTGCTGGACCTGAAGTCCTTCCAGCAGTACCCGCACATTGGTATTTTCGGCGGGTCCGGTTCTGGCAAATCCTACGGACTTCGGGTCATAATGGAAGAGCTCATGATGAAAGGAATCCCCTCGATAATTCTGGATCCCCATTACGAGATGGATTTTTCTGCGATGGAAGAAGGGCTGGAAGGCGCGCCCGATTTCAGGGGCGCTTTTAGAAAATTTCAGATCGGCGAAGATATCGGCGTGGAATTCCTGGCTCTCGGGAAAAGGGACCTTTTGGACCTACTGTCCGCTGTAAAGCCCCTGACCGAGGCCATGAGCAGCGCCGTGGAGATCCTGCACCGCAGGGGTGACACTTTCATTAGCTTTTCTTCACGCCTGGAGCTGCTGGCCGAGGCCCTTGAGCTGGGGCGGATCAGGATAGAAAAGATGCTGCAGCAGGATTTGGAGCCGGCGGAGAGGGAAAAATATAAAAAAATGAAGGAGCTCATAGAGGAATACCCCAACATACCGCTGGTGTCGGTGCAGGGTATAGCCTGGAGGCTGAGGCGGCTCCACGCTTCGGGCATATTCAATTACGACATAAAGCCGGTGAAGGAAGCACTGCTGTCGGGCAAGCTGGCGGTTATACAGGGTCCCATCTGGCTGCTGCAGGTGTTCTCTACATACCTCCTTTCCAACCTTTACAGGGCGAGGCGGGATTACAAGGACGGCGAGCTCAGGGGACAGAACACTGCCGATTACTTCCCGCCCTTTGTGATAGCCACCGATGAGGCCCACAATTTCGCCCCCAAGGGGAGGGATGCCGCCAGCAAGGGCGTGATAACCGAGATTGCTCAAGAAGGCAGGAAATACGGGGTCTTTCTGGTGCTGGCCACCCAGAGGCCGACGCTGCTGGATGAGACGGTGACCGCCCAGCTCAACACGAAAATAATCTTCAGGACGGTGAGGGGCCACGACATTGCCACCATCACCGAAGAGACCGATATAGGAGCGGAAGAGGCGCGGCGGCTCCCGTACCTGCCGTCCGGCGACGCCTTCGTTTCCTCGCCGCTTTTCGGGAGGACCGTGGCCATAAGGGTGAGGTACCCGTATACCAGGAGCCCGCATACCCTGAACCCCTTCGACGAGCTAAAGCGTTACAGGGTGAGCGCCGAAGAAAAGCTTTTCGGACTTTTAGAGCCGCATCTTCCCGTTTACGACACAAACCTGTTGCAGGTGCTCCAGGCCATAAATACCGATGCGCCGGAATTAAAATTGGAGGTAAAGACACTTAAGGAAAGCCTTGACAACCTGGTGAAGAGCGGCAGGCTAAAAAAGACGGAAACCCCCTTTGGGGCAATGTACCACTCCTGA
- the metG gene encoding methionine--tRNA ligase: MKDRIFYITTPIYYVNAQPHIGHAYTTIVADFLARWHRLAGYDTFFLTGTDEHGEKIAQAAQKNGEEPQAFVDRVSARFREAWEKLCIEYDDFIRTTDERHKKVVQYVLQKVYDAGDIYYGEYEGLYCVGCERFLTEKELVDGRCPDHGTVPERRREGNYFFRMEKYREWLRDYIQANPDFIRPEGYRNEVLSMLSEPVGDLSISRPRQRVPWGIPLPWDEDHVTYVWFDALLNYVSALGYPDGEKYHRFWTHAWHLVGKDILKPHAVFWPTMLKSAGIPLYRHLNVGGFLLGPDGRKMSKSLGNVVDPFALAEKYGPDVVRYYLLRELPYGQDGAVGEPGLVERYNADLANDLGNLLSRTVTMIEKFYSGYIPAPGLSEGPDHELIALAEGLPDRLENLINGLEITEALKEIWKFIGRANKYIDETAPWTLAKDPAKKERLATVIYNLAEALRIISVHISPVMPNTSGEIRRQLGIADEGLFTWESVRKWGRLPAGLKIGGKRIIFPRIENKSASGKEAKAVEQKDTAVNRDESREGLITIDDFAKIDLRVAVVLEAERIEGADKLLKLKVKIGEEERQIVAGIAKHYTPEELVGKKIVVVANLKPAKLRGVESQGMLLAASTKDKLTLVTVENDIEPGAKVK; the protein is encoded by the coding sequence ATGAAAGACAGGATCTTTTACATTACAACCCCCATTTACTACGTCAACGCCCAGCCGCACATAGGCCACGCTTACACCACCATCGTGGCCGATTTCCTGGCCCGCTGGCACCGGCTCGCCGGGTACGACACCTTTTTCCTCACCGGTACCGACGAGCACGGCGAGAAGATAGCTCAGGCTGCTCAGAAGAACGGGGAGGAACCTCAGGCCTTTGTCGACCGGGTGAGCGCCCGTTTCAGGGAAGCCTGGGAAAAGCTCTGCATCGAGTACGATGACTTCATCCGCACCACGGATGAGAGGCACAAAAAAGTAGTGCAGTATGTGCTCCAAAAGGTTTACGACGCCGGAGATATCTATTACGGCGAGTACGAGGGCCTATACTGCGTGGGGTGCGAGCGCTTCCTCACTGAGAAGGAGCTGGTCGACGGCCGCTGCCCCGACCACGGCACGGTGCCGGAAAGGAGGCGGGAGGGCAACTACTTCTTCCGCATGGAGAAGTACCGGGAATGGCTGAGGGACTACATCCAGGCCAATCCGGATTTCATCCGCCCCGAAGGATACCGGAACGAGGTACTTTCGATGCTCTCGGAGCCGGTAGGCGATCTTTCCATATCCCGGCCCCGCCAGCGGGTTCCCTGGGGGATTCCGCTGCCCTGGGACGAGGACCACGTCACCTACGTCTGGTTCGACGCGCTCTTGAACTACGTCTCCGCCCTGGGTTACCCTGATGGTGAAAAATACCACCGGTTCTGGACTCACGCCTGGCACCTTGTAGGCAAGGATATATTAAAACCCCACGCCGTATTCTGGCCCACGATGCTCAAATCCGCCGGGATTCCGCTGTACCGCCACCTGAACGTGGGCGGCTTCCTGCTGGGCCCCGACGGGCGGAAGATGTCCAAGAGCCTGGGTAACGTGGTGGACCCCTTTGCCCTGGCGGAAAAATACGGGCCAGATGTGGTGCGCTACTACCTGCTGCGCGAACTGCCCTACGGCCAGGACGGTGCGGTGGGAGAACCGGGCCTTGTAGAGAGATACAACGCTGACCTGGCCAACGACCTGGGCAATCTGCTTTCGCGCACGGTCACCATGATCGAGAAGTTCTACAGCGGCTATATACCGGCTCCGGGGCTTTCCGAAGGACCGGACCATGAACTCATCGCCTTAGCCGAAGGGCTGCCGGACCGACTGGAGAACCTCATAAACGGGCTTGAAATCACCGAAGCCCTAAAAGAGATCTGGAAGTTCATCGGAAGGGCCAACAAGTACATCGACGAGACGGCGCCCTGGACCCTGGCGAAAGACCCGGCCAAAAAGGAGCGCCTGGCAACGGTAATCTATAACCTGGCGGAAGCCCTCCGCATCATATCGGTGCACATATCCCCGGTAATGCCCAATACGTCAGGGGAAATCAGGCGGCAGCTGGGCATCGCCGACGAAGGCCTTTTCACCTGGGAAAGCGTCCGCAAATGGGGACGTCTGCCCGCAGGCTTGAAGATAGGCGGGAAACGGATAATATTCCCGAGAATAGAAAACAAATCCGCATCAGGGAAGGAGGCAAAAGCTGTGGAGCAGAAAGATACAGCGGTAAACCGCGACGAAAGCCGGGAAGGCCTGATAACGATAGACGACTTTGCTAAAATAGACCTTCGGGTGGCGGTGGTGCTGGAGGCCGAAAGGATCGAGGGAGCCGATAAGCTCCTAAAACTCAAGGTGAAGATAGGGGAAGAAGAGCGGCAGATAGTCGCCGGCATAGCAAAGCATTACACCCCCGAAGAACTGGTCGGGAAGAAGATCGTTGTGGTGGCAAACTTAAAGCCCGCGAAACTCAGAGGGGTGGAATCCCAGGGTATGCTCCTTGCTGCATCGACGAAGGATAAACTCACTCTCGTCACGGTGGAAAACGACATAGAACCGGGGGCCAAGGTAAAGTAA
- a CDS encoding TatD family hydrolase → MLVDVHAHLDDEAFDGDRDQLLEEIKSQGIKVINAGTDLETSRFSLQLAREYGFVYACVGVHPHEASRVPADYLDALREMARDPKVVAIGEIGLDYHYNFSPGDVQKEVFEEQLSLARELGLPVVVHSREADCDTLEILKKSGVRKSLMHCYSGSPEMAAELAELGFYFSFGGPLTFKNAAKTREVAAGLPRDRVLIETDCPYLTPEPFRGKRNDPTRLPYIAAALAQIWRVPVEEVVEITCRNAVSLFNIDLKPGRR, encoded by the coding sequence ATGCTGGTCGATGTTCACGCCCACCTGGACGATGAGGCTTTTGACGGTGACAGGGACCAGCTGCTGGAAGAAATAAAAAGCCAGGGTATAAAGGTCATAAATGCCGGCACGGACCTGGAGACCAGCCGCTTTTCCCTGCAGCTTGCCCGGGAGTACGGGTTCGTGTACGCCTGCGTCGGTGTGCACCCTCACGAGGCCTCCCGGGTTCCTGCCGATTACCTCGATGCCTTACGGGAAATGGCCCGGGATCCGAAGGTGGTGGCCATAGGGGAAATCGGCCTGGACTACCACTACAATTTTTCCCCCGGGGATGTGCAAAAAGAAGTTTTCGAGGAACAGCTTTCCCTGGCCCGGGAACTGGGTCTCCCGGTGGTTGTGCACAGCCGGGAGGCTGATTGCGACACCCTGGAAATTTTGAAAAAATCGGGTGTTCGAAAGAGTCTCATGCACTGTTATTCCGGAAGCCCGGAAATGGCGGCGGAGCTTGCAGAGCTCGGATTTTACTTCTCCTTCGGCGGCCCCCTGACCTTCAAAAACGCCGCGAAAACGAGAGAGGTGGCCGCCGGCCTTCCCCGCGACCGGGTTCTTATAGAGACCGACTGTCCCTACCTCACGCCGGAACCCTTCCGGGGGAAGAGAAACGATCCCACCCGTTTGCCTTATATAGCCGCGGCCCTGGCCCAAATCTGGAGGGTACCGGTGGAAGAGGTGGTGGAAATCACCTGCCGCAATGCGGTGAGCCTGTTTAATATTGATCTTAAGCCGGGGCGCCGTTAA
- a CDS encoding TatD family nuclease-associated radical SAM protein encodes MDMIAYPIGDSLYLNITNRCPNRCSFCIRQLGDGIEGYNLWLDKEPTTKEIIEAIGDPSGYREVVFCGYGEPLMRLQVVLDVARYLKKNYPNLPIRINTNGLANLIYGEDITPQFKGLIDTVSISLNAENAQKYHELCRSDYGEDAFFSVLEFARRCKNYVPKVVLTVVDVPGIDIEKCKRIAEELGVGFRVRHYEGKDGEEN; translated from the coding sequence ATGGATATGATAGCTTATCCCATAGGAGATTCTCTATACCTTAACATCACCAACCGGTGCCCCAACAGGTGCTCCTTCTGCATAAGGCAGTTGGGCGACGGGATCGAAGGGTACAACCTGTGGCTGGATAAGGAGCCTACGACGAAGGAGATTATCGAGGCTATAGGGGATCCTAGCGGGTACAGGGAAGTGGTGTTCTGCGGCTACGGGGAACCGCTCATGCGCCTGCAGGTGGTCCTCGACGTGGCCCGCTACCTTAAAAAGAATTATCCGAACCTGCCGATAAGGATAAATACCAACGGCCTGGCCAACCTAATATACGGCGAGGACATTACCCCGCAGTTCAAGGGGCTCATTGATACGGTTTCCATAAGCCTCAATGCGGAAAACGCCCAAAAGTACCACGAACTGTGCCGTTCGGATTACGGAGAGGATGCCTTTTTCTCCGTGCTGGAATTTGCGAGAAGGTGCAAGAACTACGTGCCCAAGGTGGTACTGACGGTGGTAGACGTCCCGGGGATCGATATAGAAAAATGCAAAAGGATTGCCGAGGAACTCGGCGTTGGTTTCAGAGTGAGGCATTACGAGGGTAAGGACGGGGAAGAGAATTGA